TGCCCCGATAATTATCGACAGCACAACCAGCCCCATAAACATCATTTTGAAAAAAGTGCCTATTTGCTTCATTTCCAAACCTCCTCGTTTTTAAGATGATTCTTCGGTTTTAAGCGCTAAAACGCCCTGGAATCGGAAGTAGCTTTGCTTTCGGGTTTTGTAGTATTCTGAAATAGAAGACCAATGGTGTCAAGCGTATTGTGATTCAACAGGCGAAGTCGCAATCACTAGAATTTTTTGGTATATTGGTACTACCAATAAAGCGCCCCGCTGTCAAGCGAATCATTATATAGATTCCAATTTATAAATTTATGTAATTTTTAATGGCGCTTATGGCGAATGAATGCTAAGTTTGTTACAAATTAAACTTTAAGCCATACCCACTGAATTCCATTGATTTGTTTTACCCAAGGGCCGGAATAAATGAACAGCATCACTCCCCGCCAGCTTCTCGGGTTGATCCGGGACGATAAAGAGATCGCCATAATTGATGTCCGCGAACAGGGTGAGTTTGCCAATGCCCACCTGCTCCTTTCCTGCTGCATTCCATTGAGCCGGATGGAACTTCGCATAGCTGAATTGATTCCGCGGTTAGACACGCCTATGGTGTTGGTCGGTAATGAACCTGCCGATGCCTATCGGCGTACCCAGAGGGCATTTGACCGGCTTAATCAATGGGGGTATACCGATCTTTCTGTTTTAGCGGGGGGCATCGAAGGGTGGCGGCAGGCCGGATATTTACTTTTTTCCGGCGTAAATACACTCAGCAAGGCGTTTGGAGAATTTGTTGAGACCACGTATGATACCCCCCGGATTTCAGCGCAAGCGCTTTGGCAGAAGATAAAACAAGGTGAAGATCTTGTTATTTTAGACGCGCGTCCGGCGGAGGAGTACTTTCGGATGAATATTCCGGGCGCCGTCAACGTTCCGGGGGCAGAGATTGTCTATCGGTTTTTCGATTTTATAAAGAATCCCGAAACCCTGGTTGTGGTCAACTGCGCCGGCAGAACCCGCAGCATTATCGGCGCCCAATCACTGATCAATGCAGGGATTCCGAATCCGGTGATGGCGCTAAAAAACGGAACCATGGGGTGGCATCTGGACGGGCTCGAACTTGAGAATGGGCAGCGTCGATCAACGCCTTTTTTAACCCCTGCCGGTATGGAACGGGCGAAAACATGCGTTCGCAGAGTGGCAGACCGTTTTGGTGTGAAACAGGTTGACCGGGCAACGGTTGCGGAATGGGAAAACGATGCCGGTGGACGCACATGCTATGTTTTAGATGTTCGATCACCGGAAGAATATACGGCCGGTCATTTGGCCGGATCAAGAAATGCGTCGGGCGGTCAACTGGTGCAGGCAACAGACGAATATGTCGCCGTCCGGAATGCGCGCATTGTTTTGGTGGACGATACTGAAATCCGTGCGATCATGACGGCTTCGTGGTTGGTTCAAATGGGCTGGAAGGATGTATTTGTTCTGTCCGGCGGCATCGGCAATGCCGGCCTCGAGGAGCGCCCCTATCATCAGTCGATCATAGCCGATTATAAAGAGGTGCGGGTCATTTCCGCCGGTGAGTTGAATGTGAAGCTGTCTGATGAGTCCGTTGCCGTTATCGATGTGGGCACGAGCCGCACATACCGAACAGGTCATATCCCCGGTGCTTATTGGGTGGTACGCTCGCGGATGGTGCTGGACATTGCCGCTCTGCCGGGGGTTGAACAAATTGTATTGACTGCTTCGGACGACCGGCTGGCGCATCTTGCAGCTGAGGATCTTAAAGCAATCCGGCCGGATGCCGCTGTACGGGTTTTATCCGGGGGAGCGTCGGCGTGGCAGAACGCTGGTTTTCCTGTTGAAAAAGGAACGAGTAAAGCGCTTTCAACGGTTGATGATGTCTGGTACAAACCGTATGAACTAGCAACCGCTTCTGAAAATGCGATGACGGAATACCTGAACTGGGAAGTCGGGCTGGTGGAACAGATCAAAAAAGACGGATCAGTGGTTTTCCCCCGATTTTAAGATTCTGACGTGTTTTCGCACATCAACGGAAAATTTCAGCCGGTCTGCCGGAAAGCCCCCTTTTTTATGAAAGCATTATCGAGACCAATGACAAAATACCCCTGCCCAATTTCGGCGCCAGGTTCTGATTGTAATCCGCCCGGGGCGGATTAACCCTCGAAATACTCAATATTTGATCAAGAGCTTCCCGCGGTCGATAATCTGTTTATTGTCTACCCACAAGCTGGGATATCCCATGATGCCGTCAATGTGCGTTGCGCTGGGCGAGTGGCCGCCCAAAGAAACGTTGTCGCCTAAAGCCATATGAATGGAGCCGAGCCGTTTTTTGTCTTCGGAAACATTTTCAGAAATTCTGGCGCAGGGGTTGGTGCCGACGGCAAATTCTCCCAGGTTAAATGAATTTTTGTCGCCCCGTGTTTTTAATAAGTTCAGCAGTGTCCCGGCTTCTGAGACCCCTTCAACGGCAGTTACAAATCCATTTTTGACTTTCATCACGACCGGTTTTCCGACCCGACCGATTTGATGGACGGATGAGTCAATAACCAGGGTGCCGTTGGCGGTTTTTTCTACCGGCGCAATGGGGCATTCGCCGTCCGGGAAGCAGGCGATGGATCGGGGTTTGAAAAATCCGGCAAGTTCAAGCGCTTTGCGGCCTTTGATGCTGAATTCCAGGTCTGTTCCGGCATCACTGGTGATATGCACTGAGGAGCCTTTGGTCAGGATTTTGGCGATCGCAGCTGTAATTCGTCCGACCACTGTGTAGTCGGCGGTGGCTGCACCATTGGTCAGTGTTTCAATGGTTATATCCGGCATTCCGATATATTTGATCCCTTTCTTAAGCGCCGTGCGGACGCATTCGGTATGGGCCATTCCGGTCGAGGTTGCAAACATCATCATCTGGGAGCCCAGGACCCCGTTGGACATGATCGCGGTGGGTTCCATGCCGTGGACCGGTCTTGCCGGCATTATTATAATGGTGGGTTCGATGCCCATCTCAAATGCTGCCGCTGCCAGGGCTTCGGCTATTTCAAATTCTCGTCCGGTGTCGGTAAGGATAGCGACTTCCCGGACCCCCTTTTTGTTCAGTTCGATGGGAATTTTGGCATATTTTATAAGCTCTATCATTTTCATTTTAGACCTCTGCTTGAAGATGTGGTTAGAATTGAACGGCGGCGTATATAAATTCCGATTAACGCGCCGGTGTCAAGCTTTTTATTGACGACGAATCAATTAATTGCCAAGGCACGGCATTATAAAAAAGTCGATTTCCTGCATCTTTGTGTTTACAACTATTAAAAAGGGCTTTATGTATGTTCGGATTAATTTTTTCAGATTATTACGAATTGGAGGCTTTGTTTAATGGGTAAGCGATTTCTTGAAAAAGGTTGCATGGTCTGGCTCGTGGTCTTTGGGGTGGGGTTATGGTCGACCGCTGTGGCGCAAGAGAAAAAAGTGTTGGAGGTTAAAGCCGCCAGTGTAAATGGTTCCATTATTACCATGAAACAACTGGATCGTGAGCTGACACAGATTCAGCAGAGACTCGCCGGCCAGGGCAAGACGCTAACCGATTCCGAACTTGCCGCAATAAAAAAAGATTTGCTGGAAAGCCTGATCAATCGCGAGTTGATTTATCAGGAGAGTCGCCGGCAGAAAATTTCAGCTAAGGAGTCTGAGGTTGCGGAACAGTTCGATGGCCTAAAAAAGCGATTTCCCGGCGAAACCGAATTTAATCAGGCACTGCAACAGATGAATATCTCCGAAACGGAGATAAAAAAACAGATCCGGCAGGAACTGGAATTAAAAGCGTTTATCGATCAAAATTATTCCCGGAAAATTTCGATACCGGAACCGGAAGTGCGCGCCTATTATGATAGTCATCCTGATTTTTTCAAACAACCCGAGAAGGTGCGCGCCAGCCATATTTTGATAAAAGTGGATCCCCAGGCGGACAATTCGCAAAAAGGGGAAGCACGTCAACAACTGGAACAGATTCAACAAAAACTTGATGCCGGTGAAGATTTCGGCGCCCTTGCAAAAGCCTTTTCACAGGGACCCAGCAGTTCCAGGAATGGGGATCTGGGCTATTTCGGTCACGGCCAGATGGTAAAACCATTCGAAGATGCTGCATTTGCATTAAAACCGGGCGAAGTGAGCGGTATCGTGGAAACCAATTTTGGGTATCATTTGATCAAGATATTTGACAAAAAACCAGAAGCCATGGCCGCATTTGATCAAGCCAAGGGTAAAATTGAACAACATCTTAAGCAGGATAAAATCCGCAAAGAGATTGGCGAATTGATCGAAAAGCTCAAACAGAAGGCGGATGTGAAAAAATATCTCTAGCCATAGCCCCTGCAGTTGCAAAAAAGTTCGATTTTGACTTCGGTCGAGCTCAGCCGAAGCCAGCCTTTGAATGCCTTTCGTTGTGAAATGAAGATTCCGTTTTTACGACCCACCCTATCAGCTCTGGAGATCTATCGATTGTCTTAAGGTCACCCACCGGAACGATATTTTTTAGCAACCGGGTTGTATATTGCGGCATAGCCGGCCACCCGTAACATGACAAGAGGGGTGAAGTGCCGAATGTAAAAAAATGAATTTTAACTCATTTGCACCACAAAGGCTCGAAAAGACAGTGTCTATCACAAAAAAAAGAATATGAAATCATAACAAATTGATATTGATCTATTATAATTTAATATGGGGTGAAAACAATTTTCGGGGAATTTTTCTTGACAGGGGGAAGTTTCCCAATTAAAATGAATGAGTATTCATTCATAATGATTGGTCCTTAATTCTTTTTCTCAGGAGGCCGAAGATTAATCAAAAAGGAAAAAATAACGACAAATACAACCGTATCCTTGAGGCCGCGATTAAGATTTTTGCCGTGCAGGGTTTTTTTCAATCGACGATTTCGCAGATTGCCAAAGAGGCTGGTGTCGCGGACGGCACCATCTACCTTTATTTTAAAAATAAAGATGACATTTTGGTCAATTTCTTCAGTTATAAGGCTAAACAGATTTTTGATCGCTTCCGGGAGGATGTCAAAGGCGCCGATAACGCTTTAGACAAATTAAGAAAACTGATCTTCCGCCATCTCGATGAATTTCAACGTGACCGGAACATGGCCGTGGTCTATCAGGTTGAAATCCATCAGAACAGCCGATTGGTGGAAAAGCAGATCAAGGAAATGTCTAAAATGTACCTGAACATCGTCACTGAGATTGTCGAACAGGGTCAGCAGGAAGGGACAATCCGCAAGGAACTCTATGTAGGCTTGGTGAAACGCTATATTTTGGGCGCAATTGATGAGGTGATCAACACCTGGCTGCATTCCGAGCGCGAATATGATCTCGTATCCATGGCCGATCCGCTGATTGATCTTTTTATCAGAGGGATCTGCAGTTACAAGGAAACAAACCGAAACGGACAGGCTGGAGCGGTTTAGTATTTTATTGGTCCCAGATGAATTCATCAAACAAGGAGAATTACTATTATGGCACAGTTAATAACCGATCGACGGGATGTCGACTTCGTGCTGCATGAACAGATGCAGGTTGAACAATTAGGCAAACACGAAAAATTTGCTGAATTTAATCGCAAGACAATTGATCTGATTGTTACTGAAGCGCGCAACCTGGCCATCAAGGAACTTTTGCCAGCCGCTAAGCTGGGAGATGAAGAGGGATGTAAGTTCGAAAGCGGAAGCGTGACCGTACCGGAGTCCTTTAAAAAGGCCTATGAACTTTTCAAAGAAGGTGAATGGGTTGCCATGACTGAGGACCCAGAGTGGGGCGGCCAGGGAATGCCGCGGACGGTTGCGTTGGCGGCCAGTGAGTATTTCGTCGGCGCCAATTGCTCGTTTATGATGTATTCGGGACTGACCCACGGAGCCGGCAAGCTGATTGAGACGTTTGGGAGTGAAAAACTTAAAAAAATATTTCTTAAAAAAATGTACAGCGGAGAGTGGTGCGGAACCATGCTCCTGACCGAACCGGAAGCCGGTTCGGATGTCGGCGCCTTAACAACGACAGCCGTCAAAAATCCGGACGGCACCTACTCGATCTCCGGAAACAAAATTTTTATTTCCGGCGGGGATCACGATTTGTCGGAAAATATCATTCACCCGGTTCTGGCCCGCATCGAAGGCGCCCCGCCGGGGACGCGCGGAATATCATTGTTTGCTGTTCCTAAAGTGTGGGTGAACGATGACGGCAGCCTGGGTGAATTCAATGATGTCGTCTGTACCGGCATTGAAGAAAAAATGGGTATCCATGGCAATTCAACCTGTTCACTGACCCTGGGCGGAAAGGGCAAATGCCGCGGGTACCTGCTGGGAGAAGAAAACAAAGGAATGCGCGCAATGTTCCTGATGATGAATGAAGCGCGCCTGCTGGTGGGTCTTCAGGGGTTCGGTTTTGCAAGCGCATCTTATATGTATGCGTTGAATTATGCCCGTGAACGGGTTCAGGGAAAATTTCTGTTGAATATGCGGGATGATAATGCGCCTTCAGTTCCGATTATCCAGCACCCGGATGTGCGCCGACAGCTGATGATCATGAAGTCGATGACTGAAGGCATACGCAGCCTGATTTATTATACCGGTCTGTGCTATGACAAAATAGAAACCAGCGACAATGACGAGGAGAAAGAAAAATACAGAGGTATCATCGAGGTTCTCATTCCCATTGCCAAGGGGTATGTCACCGATAAGGCCTTTGAGGTCTGCAGCCATGGCGTCCAGGTCTATGGCGGCTACGGATATATCAAAGAGTATCCGGTTGAGCAGCTTCTGCGGGATTGCCGCATCACCATGATATATGAAGGGACCAACGGCATCCAGGCGATGGATCTTTTGGGCAGGAAGTTGGGCATGAAGGGCGGCAAACCCGTAATGGATTTTTTCGGAGAGGTACAAAAAACAATCGCTGCGGCCAAGAAAATTGAAGGGCTGCAAGACATGGCCGCCAAGGTGGAAAAGGCCCTGAACCGACTCGGCGAGGTGGCCTTAAATCTGGGGGCGACAGCCATGTCGCCCAAAGTGTTGAACGCTTTTGCCTTTGCGCATCCCTTCATGGAGGCGGCCGGCGATGTTGTTATGGCCTGGATGCTGCTGTGGCGGGCGTCGATAGCGGCTCCCAAACTTGAAAAACTGGCCGGCGGCAGTGACCCTGAAGCCAGACTTAAAAAGGCCCAGACGGATAAAAATGCTGCTTTTTATGAGGGGCAGATCAGGAGTGCCGAATTTTTTATCCATTCCCTCCTGCCGGTTACGCTCGGCAGGCTGAATGCGATTGCCGATACCAATGGGGCTGCGATTGAAATTCCGGAATCGGCTTTTGGGGGTTAGGTTGAGACCGAGAGGTCTATTTATGGATGCAGCAACCCAAAAAGGATTCTAAAAATATAAAAGCGTTAACAACGTTAATTGGAAACCATCCGGCATGAGGACAAAAGGGCGAGAATTGAATCTCGCCCTTTTGTATTGCGGTCGTTTATTTTACATCAGGGATGACTTTTTTTGCCATTTCTTCGGCCCGCAGATCTTTTTTCAATATTTTTCCCACATTTGTTTTGGGCAGTTCAATTCTGAATTCGATTTCAGTCGGCAGCTTGTATTTTGCCAGTTTGGTTTTGCAGTATTCAAGCAGATCCTCCTGGGTTGCAGTTTCCCCTTCTTTTAAGACCACAAAGACCTTGACGGCTTCACCCCGGTGGGGGTGGGGGATGCCGATGGCGCAGGCTTCTTGAACTTTCGGGTTTTCAAAGAAGACTTCCTCGATGTCGCGGGGATAGACATTAAAGCCGCCGGATATAATCATGTCTTTTTTACGGTCGACGATAAAAAAATAGCCTTCATCATCCATTTTCCCGATATCACCGGTATGCAACCATCCGTCCGTGATGGTTGCGGCGGTTTCGTCCGGCATATTACGGTATCCTTTCATCACCTGGGGCCCTTTAATTATTACTTCGCCGGACTCGCCTGCGGGAACATCCGTGTTTCCGGTTTCCAGGTCAACGATTCGGCAGAGCGTGTCGGAAATCGGCAGGCCGATGCTTCCGACCTTGCGTTTGCCGCCGCTAAAGGGGTTGATGTGAGTCACCGGGGATGTTTCGGTCAATCCATACCCTTCAACGATGACCGCACCGGTCTTTTCTTCAAACGCCTTGATCACTTCCACCGGAAGCGGTGCACTTCCGGAAAAGCACCCCTTGATGGAGGTCATATCGGTTTTATTAATATCGGGATGGTTCAGCATGCCGATGTACATGGTCGGCACCAGGGGCGCAAAGGTCGGTTTAAATTTTCTGATGCTTTCAAGCAGCTGTTCCGGCTGGGGCTTTGGAACCAGTATGTCCCCCCAGCCCATATAAACGGCAAAGTTCATGGCAGTGGAAAGTCCGAAGACATGAAAAAAGGGGAGCGCGCCCAGCATGACTTCGGTCCCTTTGGTAAATTTGGGGAACCAGGCGGCAATATGCTGGACCTGTTTGCTCAGGTTGGCATGGGTGAGAATAACACCTTTGGAAACCCCGGTGGTGCCGCCGGTATATTGATACATGGCGGTGTCCTCAAAGGAAACGTTAATTTCGGGCGGTGTGGGATTATATTGAGCCAGAAGTGTTTTCCATTTGTATACATTATCGGCCGGTTTGACGTCAGCGGCCAATTTTTTCTTTTTGGCAACCAGGGGAAAGAGCAGGTTCTTGGGAAACGGCAGATAATCGCCGATGGACGTATAGATGATCTCCTTGATTTTTGTCTTGGGCCTCAGGTCGATCATGCGGTTTCCCAGAAGATCGAGTGTAATCAATATTTTGGATGCTGAATCATTGAACTGGTGCTCCAGTTCTCTGTCGGCATACAACGGGTTGTTCATGACTACGGTGGCACCGATTTTAAGGGTGGCGTAGTAAGCGACCACGCAGGGGATGAGATTGGGCAGGAGAATGGCCACGCTGTCACCTTTTCGAATGCCCAAATCATTGAGGCACGCCGCAAATTGATTGACCATTTGCGTTAGTTCGCGAAATGACACCGGATACCCTTGAAACAGTAGGGCCATGTTGTCCGGAAATTCACGGGCCGATCTATCCAGAATATCCGGCAGGCAGATTTCTTCATATTTCAGGTTTTCCGGTACGCCCGTTTCATAATGTGCCAGCCACGGTTTGTCAGCGTATCGTGATTGTGTCGTCATGAAATCCTCCTCATAAGTTGGTGTGGATTATATCATCATCGAAACGGTACATTAAGGGAAGATGCGTTTAAAAAAGTATAAAACATATTAAAATAAAACGAGATATTTGTCAAGACCGTCTGATGATTGAACCGAAATAACGAGCGTATTCCCCGTCCCGCCGGGGCGGGTCGGCAGGGGTCTTTAAAAAAAACACCCCAAAGCATCATGCCGTTTATTTTATGGGGCGTTATTTGTATCAGATTTATCTGTTTCCATATTCAGCAAATAATGCTAAATAAAATTTTTCTTGACAGTGTCAGGAACAATTTATAGTAATGAATGAATGCTCATTCAGTTTTTAGGGTTTATTTACCGCAATACACGACGGGAGTAAAGACTAAAATGGAACCGGTACTGATTTCACCTGCTAACGCAACGATTCTGGGTATTCCTTCTGTTGTTTTTTCTGTTTTGATTCCCCTGGTCGGATTGGGTTTTTTGGTTTTATTGATATACAAACGG
This genomic stretch from Desulfobacterales bacterium harbors:
- a CDS encoding aminopeptidase; the protein is MKMIELIKYAKIPIELNKKGVREVAILTDTGREFEIAEALAAAAFEMGIEPTIIIMPARPVHGMEPTAIMSNGVLGSQMMMFATSTGMAHTECVRTALKKGIKYIGMPDITIETLTNGAATADYTVVGRITAAIAKILTKGSSVHITSDAGTDLEFSIKGRKALELAGFFKPRSIACFPDGECPIAPVEKTANGTLVIDSSVHQIGRVGKPVVMKVKNGFVTAVEGVSEAGTLLNLLKTRGDKNSFNLGEFAVGTNPCARISENVSEDKKRLGSIHMALGDNVSLGGHSPSATHIDGIMGYPSLWVDNKQIIDRGKLLIKY
- a CDS encoding acyl-CoA dehydrogenase, which translates into the protein MAQLITDRRDVDFVLHEQMQVEQLGKHEKFAEFNRKTIDLIVTEARNLAIKELLPAAKLGDEEGCKFESGSVTVPESFKKAYELFKEGEWVAMTEDPEWGGQGMPRTVALAASEYFVGANCSFMMYSGLTHGAGKLIETFGSEKLKKIFLKKMYSGEWCGTMLLTEPEAGSDVGALTTTAVKNPDGTYSISGNKIFISGGDHDLSENIIHPVLARIEGAPPGTRGISLFAVPKVWVNDDGSLGEFNDVVCTGIEEKMGIHGNSTCSLTLGGKGKCRGYLLGEENKGMRAMFLMMNEARLLVGLQGFGFASASYMYALNYARERVQGKFLLNMRDDNAPSVPIIQHPDVRRQLMIMKSMTEGIRSLIYYTGLCYDKIETSDNDEEKEKYRGIIEVLIPIAKGYVTDKAFEVCSHGVQVYGGYGYIKEYPVEQLLRDCRITMIYEGTNGIQAMDLLGRKLGMKGGKPVMDFFGEVQKTIAAAKKIEGLQDMAAKVEKALNRLGEVALNLGATAMSPKVLNAFAFAHPFMEAAGDVVMAWMLLWRASIAAPKLEKLAGGSDPEARLKKAQTDKNAAFYEGQIRSAEFFIHSLLPVTLGRLNAIADTNGAAIEIPESAFGG
- a CDS encoding rhodanese-like domain-containing protein is translated as MNSITPRQLLGLIRDDKEIAIIDVREQGEFANAHLLLSCCIPLSRMELRIAELIPRLDTPMVLVGNEPADAYRRTQRAFDRLNQWGYTDLSVLAGGIEGWRQAGYLLFSGVNTLSKAFGEFVETTYDTPRISAQALWQKIKQGEDLVILDARPAEEYFRMNIPGAVNVPGAEIVYRFFDFIKNPETLVVVNCAGRTRSIIGAQSLINAGIPNPVMALKNGTMGWHLDGLELENGQRRSTPFLTPAGMERAKTCVRRVADRFGVKQVDRATVAEWENDAGGRTCYVLDVRSPEEYTAGHLAGSRNASGGQLVQATDEYVAVRNARIVLVDDTEIRAIMTASWLVQMGWKDVFVLSGGIGNAGLEERPYHQSIIADYKEVRVISAGELNVKLSDESVAVIDVGTSRTYRTGHIPGAYWVVRSRMVLDIAALPGVEQIVLTASDDRLAHLAAEDLKAIRPDAAVRVLSGGASAWQNAGFPVEKGTSKALSTVDDVWYKPYELATASENAMTEYLNWEVGLVEQIKKDGSVVFPRF
- a CDS encoding peptidylprolyl isomerase, producing the protein MGKRFLEKGCMVWLVVFGVGLWSTAVAQEKKVLEVKAASVNGSIITMKQLDRELTQIQQRLAGQGKTLTDSELAAIKKDLLESLINRELIYQESRRQKISAKESEVAEQFDGLKKRFPGETEFNQALQQMNISETEIKKQIRQELELKAFIDQNYSRKISIPEPEVRAYYDSHPDFFKQPEKVRASHILIKVDPQADNSQKGEARQQLEQIQQKLDAGEDFGALAKAFSQGPSSSRNGDLGYFGHGQMVKPFEDAAFALKPGEVSGIVETNFGYHLIKIFDKKPEAMAAFDQAKGKIEQHLKQDKIRKEIGELIEKLKQKADVKKYL
- a CDS encoding long-chain fatty acid--CoA ligase, with translation MTTQSRYADKPWLAHYETGVPENLKYEEICLPDILDRSAREFPDNMALLFQGYPVSFRELTQMVNQFAACLNDLGIRKGDSVAILLPNLIPCVVAYYATLKIGATVVMNNPLYADRELEHQFNDSASKILITLDLLGNRMIDLRPKTKIKEIIYTSIGDYLPFPKNLLFPLVAKKKKLAADVKPADNVYKWKTLLAQYNPTPPEINVSFEDTAMYQYTGGTTGVSKGVILTHANLSKQVQHIAAWFPKFTKGTEVMLGALPFFHVFGLSTAMNFAVYMGWGDILVPKPQPEQLLESIRKFKPTFAPLVPTMYIGMLNHPDINKTDMTSIKGCFSGSAPLPVEVIKAFEEKTGAVIVEGYGLTETSPVTHINPFSGGKRKVGSIGLPISDTLCRIVDLETGNTDVPAGESGEVIIKGPQVMKGYRNMPDETAATITDGWLHTGDIGKMDDEGYFFIVDRKKDMIISGGFNVYPRDIEEVFFENPKVQEACAIGIPHPHRGEAVKVFVVLKEGETATQEDLLEYCKTKLAKYKLPTEIEFRIELPKTNVGKILKKDLRAEEMAKKVIPDVK
- a CDS encoding TetR/AcrR family transcriptional regulator — protein: MNQKGKNNDKYNRILEAAIKIFAVQGFFQSTISQIAKEAGVADGTIYLYFKNKDDILVNFFSYKAKQIFDRFREDVKGADNALDKLRKLIFRHLDEFQRDRNMAVVYQVEIHQNSRLVEKQIKEMSKMYLNIVTEIVEQGQQEGTIRKELYVGLVKRYILGAIDEVINTWLHSEREYDLVSMADPLIDLFIRGICSYKETNRNGQAGAV